One stretch of Variovorax sp. 54 DNA includes these proteins:
- a CDS encoding glycosyltransferase family 25 protein has translation MQGCYINLERSTDRRAAMDAQLQRLGLTGVRRHAAIDAQTLAPGSAPITPGERACFLSHTEALTLANPGEALLVLEDDAQLSEALPAVLRSGALAQLEAEGCDIAFLECQPVTSTQHLLALWQSLQRRLPPQGSGASRHALTGIDFLDARTLYNWGAVAYLVMPKGLRVLPALLQEALANGPSQPYDLTLGSFLRDGRLQGTVLSPFLATPAWGSHADSTLGSPAESAAHDVLGGALRRLFFAGPLGGLDAQVAAWRHAPLTDDPQLRLLADLMAQLFVLTARDHAPR, from the coding sequence ATGCAAGGCTGCTACATCAACCTCGAGCGAAGCACCGATCGCCGCGCCGCGATGGACGCGCAGTTGCAACGGCTCGGGCTGACGGGTGTCCGGCGGCACGCCGCCATCGATGCGCAGACACTCGCGCCTGGCAGCGCGCCGATCACGCCCGGCGAGCGCGCCTGCTTTCTCTCGCACACCGAAGCCCTCACCCTCGCGAACCCCGGCGAGGCACTGCTGGTGCTCGAAGACGATGCGCAGCTCAGCGAGGCCCTGCCGGCCGTGCTGCGCAGCGGCGCACTCGCACAGCTCGAAGCCGAAGGCTGCGACATCGCGTTCCTCGAATGCCAGCCCGTGACCTCGACGCAGCACCTGCTCGCGCTCTGGCAAAGCCTGCAACGGCGCCTGCCACCGCAAGGCAGCGGCGCGTCGCGTCACGCGCTGACAGGCATCGACTTTCTCGACGCGCGCACGCTCTACAACTGGGGCGCGGTCGCCTACCTCGTGATGCCGAAGGGCCTGCGCGTGCTGCCCGCATTGCTGCAGGAAGCGCTTGCGAACGGACCTTCGCAACCGTACGACCTGACGCTGGGCAGCTTCCTGCGCGACGGCCGCCTGCAAGGCACGGTGCTCTCGCCCTTCCTCGCCACGCCGGCATGGGGCAGCCATGCCGACAGCACCCTCGGCAGCCCCGCGGAATCGGCGGCGCACGATGTGCTCGGCGGCGCGCTGCGGCGCTTGTTCTTCGCGGGGCCGCTCGGAGGCCTCGACGCGCAGGTTGCCGCGTGGCGGCACGCACCGCTCACCGACGACCCGCAGCTGCGGCTGCTCGCGGACCTGATGGCGCAGCTCTTCGTGCTCACGGCCCGCGATCACGCGCCGCGCTGA
- a CDS encoding ShlB/FhaC/HecB family hemolysin secretion/activation protein, translating to MAIDKIRLRPRPTPVALAAMALVGATLWVAVPRAHAQEATTLLPTKDPCGSCDRPVAQAPGAVAPQTLPAPPRPAAGAGSFKLTDLRLNGVKALSNEELQTITAPYIGRDVTLGDLEGLAQAITTRYKERGYFLAQAVVPVQTVRDGIVEISIIEGRLGKVEVLVAPEAPISEARVRGFLAALQPGEAVNAPAYERAMLLLSDQPGLKVSSSLQEGAQAGTTDLSVEVEAGSRWAFSAEADNHGTKEAGRYRVGGTARWLSPFGIGDNLDARLLLSNNSALQYGRVSYEAPLGTSGLRGGIGISRVSYDLGGQFVDLDARGRADVLDVSLNYPLIRQRQQNLFLRLTADVKDLTDELRGVDFTAKKRVQGFGIGWAWERRDEVLGGGYWASSGTLYHGDLSIRDPQSFQSDQQFGGRHTEGGFTKLSFQVSRLQAIVPRHSLYFSIGGQWASKNLDASEKLALGGARAVRAYPSGELLVDQGLIGTLEYRWAATDEVTPYLFYDAARGKIARHPSPFDGENSHSLRGYGIGLSWSRPGNFSINATLAWRAGTPPAQTDGGGRNPRLYVQLQKAF from the coding sequence ATGGCCATTGACAAGATCCGCCTTCGTCCACGGCCGACGCCGGTCGCTCTCGCAGCCATGGCGCTCGTCGGTGCCACGCTGTGGGTCGCCGTGCCCCGCGCCCATGCGCAGGAAGCCACCACGCTGCTTCCCACCAAGGACCCCTGCGGCAGCTGCGACCGCCCCGTGGCACAGGCCCCCGGCGCCGTCGCCCCGCAAACCCTGCCCGCGCCGCCACGGCCTGCTGCGGGCGCAGGCAGCTTCAAGCTCACCGACCTGCGCCTGAACGGCGTGAAGGCGCTGAGCAACGAAGAGCTGCAAACGATCACCGCGCCGTACATCGGCCGCGACGTCACGCTCGGCGACCTCGAAGGGCTCGCGCAGGCGATCACCACGCGCTACAAGGAGCGCGGCTACTTTCTCGCGCAGGCCGTGGTGCCGGTGCAGACGGTGCGCGACGGCATCGTCGAGATCAGCATCATCGAAGGCCGACTCGGCAAGGTCGAGGTGCTGGTCGCACCCGAGGCGCCGATCAGCGAGGCGCGCGTGCGCGGCTTCCTGGCGGCACTGCAGCCGGGCGAGGCCGTGAACGCACCGGCCTACGAGCGCGCGATGCTGCTGCTGTCGGACCAGCCCGGCCTCAAGGTCTCGTCCAGTCTGCAGGAAGGCGCGCAGGCCGGCACCACCGATCTGTCGGTCGAGGTCGAGGCTGGCTCGCGCTGGGCCTTCTCGGCCGAGGCCGACAACCACGGCACCAAGGAGGCGGGGCGCTACCGCGTGGGCGGCACGGCGCGCTGGCTCAGCCCCTTCGGCATCGGCGACAACCTCGATGCGCGCCTGCTGCTGTCGAACAACAGCGCGCTGCAGTACGGCCGTGTGTCCTACGAGGCGCCGCTGGGCACCAGCGGCCTGCGCGGCGGCATCGGCATCTCGCGCGTGAGCTACGACCTGGGCGGCCAGTTCGTCGACCTCGACGCGCGCGGCCGTGCCGACGTGCTCGACGTGTCGCTCAACTACCCGCTGATCCGCCAGCGCCAGCAGAACCTGTTCCTGCGCCTCACGGCCGACGTGAAAGACCTCACCGACGAACTGCGCGGCGTCGACTTCACGGCGAAGAAGCGCGTGCAGGGCTTCGGCATCGGCTGGGCCTGGGAACGGCGCGACGAGGTGCTGGGCGGCGGCTACTGGGCCAGCTCAGGCACGCTGTACCACGGTGACCTGTCGATCCGCGATCCACAGAGCTTCCAGTCCGACCAGCAGTTCGGCGGGCGCCACACCGAAGGCGGCTTCACCAAGCTGAGCTTCCAGGTGTCGCGGCTGCAGGCCATCGTGCCGCGCCACTCGCTGTACTTCTCGATCGGCGGCCAGTGGGCCAGCAAGAACCTCGACGCCTCCGAAAAGCTCGCACTCGGCGGCGCGCGCGCGGTGCGCGCCTACCCCTCGGGCGAACTGCTGGTGGACCAGGGCCTGATCGGCACGCTCGAATACCGCTGGGCCGCCACCGACGAGGTCACGCCCTACCTGTTCTACGACGCGGCACGCGGAAAGATCGCGCGCCATCCCTCGCCCTTCGATGGCGAGAACTCCCACAGCCTGCGCGGCTACGGCATCGGACTGAGCTGGTCGCGCCCGGGCAACTTCTCGATCAACGCCACGCTCGCCTGGCGCGCCGGCACACCGCCCGCGCAGACCGACGGCGGCGGGCGCAATCCGCGGCTGTACGTGCAGCTGCAAAAGGCGTTCTGA
- a CDS encoding CHAT domain-containing protein has protein sequence MAQARLADTDTLLALTSEGAVLYGQDAVKLSGYQYCSQAVALAEAGEFRQSVRAASKALHLANATSDPNLRAVANRDLAIVYSYSGQLEKAEEFAREALRHTASDPKLVVGPVQKVIGDVRTRRGDFAGAVLSYDEALANSSPRYAPLVQASLVNALIESGDAVRARQVLGGMAEPREAPLAAQLERTRARLLLAENKPAEARDKYRALTTRQVGTDTAYYRLWAWDGVARSELALGQKQAAADAAGRALADVDQVRARFRSEEVKMGLFSDLQSVFERGVAVYSEAGDPTRAFEVSEHSRSRALLDAVRGRAKLSESSAGMVGVAALQRTLAADERVVQFHALPDRLMVWVVGPDGITEKRIPVKREELTELVETFRNSIVRGRRAAITNADKLGAALLGPLGLVPGQRVVVVPHGPLHYLPFQALRLDGRYLIETHPVSVAPSISIAVQLAQRTPRVNASLTAFGNPRIEDKYDLPGAETEVKQLAQLFPRNTVYMGAAATKTQFRDVASRSPLMHVAAHAEADEVDPLYSRILLANEGGKQNFLEAHEILALPMEGTALVTLSACESGLGRIAQGDEVLGFTRSFLSAGSSSLIASLWPVSDDATAVLMGTLYGELAKGRDIQKAMQAGQLAVLKDPKMSHPFFWAPFNLIGNWRLTVGS, from the coding sequence ATGGCGCAGGCGCGCCTGGCGGACACCGACACGCTGCTGGCGCTGACCAGCGAAGGCGCGGTGCTCTACGGGCAGGATGCGGTCAAGCTCTCGGGCTATCAGTACTGCAGCCAGGCGGTCGCATTGGCCGAAGCGGGCGAGTTCCGCCAGAGCGTGCGCGCCGCGAGCAAGGCGCTGCACCTAGCCAACGCCACCAGCGACCCGAACCTGCGCGCGGTGGCCAACCGCGACCTGGCGATCGTCTACAGCTACTCGGGCCAGCTTGAAAAGGCCGAGGAGTTCGCACGCGAAGCGCTGCGCCACACCGCGAGCGACCCCAAGCTGGTGGTCGGTCCGGTGCAGAAAGTGATCGGCGACGTGCGCACGCGGCGCGGCGATTTCGCCGGCGCGGTGCTCAGCTACGACGAGGCACTGGCCAACAGCTCGCCGCGCTATGCGCCGCTGGTGCAGGCCTCGCTCGTCAACGCACTCATTGAATCGGGTGACGCGGTGCGCGCACGCCAGGTGCTCGGCGGCATGGCCGAGCCGCGCGAAGCACCGCTGGCCGCGCAGCTCGAACGCACGCGCGCCCGCCTGCTGCTGGCCGAGAACAAGCCGGCCGAGGCACGCGACAAATACCGCGCGCTCACCACGCGCCAGGTTGGCACCGACACCGCTTACTACCGGCTCTGGGCCTGGGACGGCGTGGCGCGCAGCGAACTCGCGCTGGGCCAGAAGCAGGCCGCGGCCGACGCCGCGGGCCGCGCGCTCGCCGATGTCGACCAGGTGCGCGCGCGCTTTCGCAGCGAAGAAGTGAAGATGGGCCTGTTCTCCGACCTGCAGTCGGTGTTCGAGCGCGGCGTGGCGGTGTACAGCGAAGCGGGTGATCCGACGCGGGCCTTCGAGGTCAGCGAGCACAGCCGCTCGCGCGCGCTGCTCGATGCGGTGCGCGGCCGCGCGAAGCTCAGCGAGTCGTCGGCCGGCATGGTCGGCGTGGCCGCGCTGCAGCGCACGCTGGCGGCCGACGAGCGCGTGGTGCAGTTCCACGCGCTGCCCGACCGCCTGATGGTCTGGGTCGTGGGCCCGGACGGCATCACCGAGAAACGCATTCCGGTGAAGCGCGAGGAACTCACCGAACTCGTCGAGACCTTCCGCAATTCGATCGTGCGTGGCCGCCGCGCCGCCATCACCAACGCCGACAAGCTGGGCGCCGCGCTGCTCGGCCCGTTGGGCCTGGTGCCGGGCCAGCGCGTGGTGGTGGTGCCGCATGGGCCGCTGCACTACCTGCCGTTCCAGGCGCTGCGCCTGGACGGTCGCTACCTCATCGAGACGCACCCGGTGTCGGTGGCGCCGTCGATCAGCATCGCGGTGCAGTTGGCGCAGCGCACACCGCGCGTGAACGCGTCGCTCACGGCCTTCGGCAATCCGCGCATCGAAGACAAGTACGACCTGCCCGGCGCCGAGACCGAGGTGAAGCAGCTCGCGCAGCTGTTCCCGCGCAACACGGTGTACATGGGCGCCGCCGCCACCAAGACGCAGTTCCGCGACGTGGCCTCGCGCTCGCCGCTGATGCACGTGGCGGCGCACGCCGAGGCCGACGAGGTCGATCCGCTGTACTCGCGCATCCTGCTGGCCAACGAAGGCGGCAAGCAGAACTTTCTCGAAGCGCACGAGATCCTCGCGCTGCCGATGGAAGGCACGGCGCTGGTCACGCTCTCGGCCTGCGAGTCGGGCCTGGGCCGCATCGCGCAGGGCGACGAGGTGCTGGGCTTCACGCGCTCGTTCCTCTCGGCCGGCAGCTCCAGCCTCATCGCCTCGCTGTGGCCGGTGTCGGACGACGCCACCGCCGTGCTCATGGGCACGCTGTACGGTGAACTCGCCAAGGGCCGCGACATCCAGAAGGCCATGCAGGCCGGACAGCTGGCCGTGCTGAAGGACCCCAAGATGTCCCACCCCTTCTTCTGGGCGCCGTTCAACCTGATCGGCAACTGGCGTCTCACCGTGGGGAGCTAG
- a CDS encoding two-partner secretion domain-containing protein gives MKPRTFQPRHPLRPLALSIACMGLAPALAQTILPSFGLNGYTTQGGVTVGNSTSASGAGGQALGISQSSLRAIINWNTFSIGAKDAVNINQVMGASSILLNRVTGNELSTIAGQLTANGRVFLVNPNGVVFSQGATVNVGGLVASTLGLKATDSEFLGGATQLTFDRPDGNTAVVSNAGVLTATSGPVVLMGAEVTNTGRIVADGSTVALASGRKISFDLGNDGLTNLVVAADAMATSAKVVNAAGATLQADGGRVMLVGSSSTAGQLVVNQSGTVRARTLENVNGEIVLGAGRDNRIEMNGGTLDATGGAGQRGGNIRIAAGQVRIEGTGGGDQRAVIDASGQAGGGSVSVHGYDVALSSTSVLRADATTGGAGGTITTASAQGRALVGEADPAPERNSQLQAYGEMTARGAGAGKGGAISNEADAVRVQAVRVDAGGGAQGGANGSWTVNAKLTDLGIVNAGDVPAYDGTLPSFGFSTVSAGNVGDTLGRGTDVTLASGRTGFDADVSFAAGAQVIKSEGGTARLRIDSAGSIVMNDGSAIASQQGALHVDFNADSTSLVAANAKNINNSSGQPSLESDYAGAIVLNGATITANGGDVRFFGQGDAQNGRAIGGVVPIGGEAITLSDGISMNGSQVTTGGDGRVTMRGQGRTWIDDQNNSDFIFRGSNGVSITGGTVEAGAGGLQLDGLAGYGRSGVAIGSGAVLKSVGDIGILGQGPTWTSNIGGAAVGTSTAVVIDDATVAGERNVRIEGQGANLDGLRTDTGFATGNMSAGGGNGVAIRGAVSAGAGRRIDVIGHAGSEGFSATLNGPNIVITPSTTPTYGVAVTADADRPMALRTDGGTIAIDGQGTDISMRLVTSFSGVATSVGTLASVASDSGKGGSISVQGRNVLIDGATNFDGSPAVARLDASGATGGGSIDIAASNAIAIGQNTSLEANAGAGTGNGGSVKVVATETLRAYGQLSARGGTAGGNGGRIETSAGRFDLRGARVDASASAGTAGQWFIDPFDLTISHGTTGGTLPTNPYDALANSTIEDGDINTALNGGTSVRISTGTGTGGSGVITLEPDVDINYTGSKGPLTLQLDAASGIQTRTPGTTIRATGGDDLNVVMNAGVNPDGTPSGSSGFIDFAGNILTQGGSVTMNAVGTGTPGSGFIRLNGGQVITDGGNVSLLSGQPGAPTGTVILTQDVQVDTRVGQSNAGAGGNVRIEGGDVLLQGARIASATGNVDILGTSTTWDSGVVITDGQLGPSTISTTSGNVTVQGVARRQASSTFAAAHGVLINGGSSITTGSGNIAVRGYNFNNDPSAPGATEDSGVRLENGAQLVTTGGGNIEVTGRSQNGGRGVVLQAGGAPTAPGALPGIRSSGNVLLRASNDGSGDSIVIEAPVVAAGTIDLRPGGVDVNMTASDDTATPIVLGGPTVNGFSVSGAEFAQLSAPTIVAGSTTHAGVITVAGALSTSGALTLQNEGGGGGIALNAPVSAATLGLLSAGNVSQSGAGTITAGALLARSRNGSVDLRNPANDVATVGGGAAGGFAYVDANAVTIGPVSVTGFDAAGNLPQVTSADSMAANTVFVRTLSGDLTLGAPVSSTSGTDLVAAARFQNPGGFGISGALWRVWADTWVGETRGGLAGSGPLPNFYHCAYLGLCTVTVTPGDNHFIYAQQPTATVVIADASRTVGAPNPFFIYSLTGLILGDTGAGFSGSMFSAALPGSPTGLYPINGTFTSAEGYAVRVVPGQLRVSGLPLLPSVDVVREPLTSYLYDRNIGQAPICLATGPLDGDRAQQGADVLAREWSRVRSRPNLLSCVNTERRNGCSDF, from the coding sequence ATGAAGCCACGCACCTTCCAACCCCGGCATCCGCTGCGCCCGCTGGCGCTTTCGATCGCCTGCATGGGCCTGGCCCCGGCGCTGGCGCAAACCATCCTGCCGAGCTTCGGACTGAACGGCTACACCACGCAGGGCGGCGTGACCGTGGGCAACTCCACGTCGGCCAGCGGCGCGGGCGGACAGGCGCTGGGGATCTCGCAGTCGTCGCTGCGCGCGATCATCAACTGGAACACCTTCTCCATCGGCGCCAAGGACGCGGTCAACATCAACCAGGTGATGGGGGCGTCGAGCATCCTGCTCAACCGCGTCACGGGCAATGAGCTCTCGACCATCGCCGGCCAGCTCACGGCCAACGGGCGCGTGTTTCTCGTCAACCCGAACGGCGTGGTGTTCAGCCAGGGCGCGACGGTCAACGTGGGCGGCCTCGTGGCCTCCACGCTGGGGCTGAAGGCCACCGACTCCGAGTTCCTCGGCGGCGCCACCCAGCTCACGTTCGACCGGCCCGACGGCAACACGGCCGTCGTGAGCAACGCGGGTGTGCTCACCGCCACCAGCGGCCCCGTGGTGCTGATGGGCGCCGAGGTGACCAACACCGGCCGCATCGTCGCCGACGGCAGCACCGTGGCGCTGGCCTCGGGCCGCAAGATCAGCTTCGACCTCGGCAACGACGGGCTCACCAACCTCGTGGTCGCGGCCGACGCCATGGCCACGAGTGCCAAGGTGGTGAACGCCGCAGGTGCCACCTTGCAGGCCGATGGCGGGCGCGTGATGCTCGTCGGCAGCTCCAGCACGGCGGGCCAGCTGGTGGTGAACCAGTCGGGCACGGTGCGTGCGCGCACGCTGGAGAACGTCAACGGCGAGATCGTGCTCGGCGCGGGCCGCGACAACCGCATCGAGATGAACGGCGGCACGCTCGATGCCACCGGCGGGGCAGGGCAACGCGGCGGCAACATCCGCATCGCGGCCGGGCAGGTGCGCATCGAAGGCACGGGCGGCGGCGACCAGCGCGCGGTGATCGATGCCAGCGGCCAGGCCGGCGGCGGCAGCGTGTCGGTGCATGGCTACGACGTGGCGCTGTCGTCCACCTCGGTGCTGCGCGCCGACGCCACCACGGGCGGCGCGGGCGGCACCATCACCACGGCCAGTGCCCAGGGCCGGGCCCTGGTCGGCGAGGCCGATCCGGCGCCCGAGCGCAATTCGCAGCTGCAGGCCTACGGCGAGATGACCGCGCGCGGCGCGGGCGCCGGCAAGGGCGGCGCGATCTCGAACGAGGCCGATGCGGTGCGCGTGCAGGCTGTGCGTGTCGACGCGGGCGGCGGCGCACAGGGCGGCGCCAACGGCAGCTGGACGGTGAACGCGAAGCTGACGGACCTGGGCATCGTCAATGCCGGCGACGTGCCCGCCTATGACGGCACGCTGCCGTCCTTCGGTTTCAGCACGGTGAGTGCCGGCAACGTCGGCGACACGCTGGGCCGCGGCACCGACGTGACGCTGGCCAGCGGGCGCACCGGGTTCGACGCGGACGTGTCGTTTGCGGCCGGTGCGCAGGTCATCAAGAGCGAAGGCGGCACGGCGCGGCTGCGCATCGACTCCGCTGGCAGCATCGTGATGAACGACGGTTCGGCCATCGCATCGCAGCAGGGCGCGCTGCATGTCGACTTCAACGCCGATTCGACCAGCCTCGTCGCCGCCAACGCGAAGAACATCAACAACAGCAGCGGGCAGCCCTCCCTGGAGAGCGACTACGCGGGCGCGATCGTGCTGAATGGCGCGACCATCACGGCCAACGGCGGCGACGTGCGCTTCTTCGGCCAGGGCGACGCGCAGAACGGCCGCGCCATCGGCGGCGTGGTCCCGATCGGCGGCGAGGCCATCACCCTGTCCGACGGCATTTCGATGAACGGCAGCCAGGTCACCACCGGCGGCGACGGCCGCGTCACGATGCGCGGCCAGGGCCGCACCTGGATCGACGACCAGAACAACAGCGACTTCATCTTCCGCGGCAGCAACGGCGTGTCGATCACGGGCGGCACGGTCGAAGCCGGCGCCGGCGGCCTGCAGCTCGACGGCCTCGCAGGCTACGGGCGCAGCGGCGTGGCCATCGGCAGCGGCGCGGTGCTGAAGTCCGTGGGCGACATCGGCATCCTGGGGCAGGGCCCGACCTGGACCTCCAACATCGGCGGGGCCGCGGTGGGCACCAGCACGGCGGTTGTCATCGACGACGCCACCGTCGCCGGCGAGCGCAACGTGCGCATCGAAGGCCAGGGCGCGAACCTCGACGGCCTGCGCACCGACACGGGCTTTGCGACGGGGAACATGTCGGCCGGCGGCGGCAACGGCGTCGCCATCCGCGGCGCGGTCTCGGCCGGCGCGGGCCGGCGCATCGATGTGATCGGCCATGCAGGCAGCGAAGGCTTCAGCGCCACGCTCAATGGCCCCAACATCGTCATCACGCCCTCCACCACGCCCACCTACGGCGTGGCCGTCACGGCCGACGCCGACCGGCCGATGGCGCTGCGCACCGACGGCGGCACCATCGCCATCGACGGGCAGGGCACCGACATCTCGATGCGCCTGGTCACCTCCTTCTCCGGCGTGGCGACCAGCGTCGGCACGCTGGCCTCGGTGGCCAGCGACAGCGGAAAGGGCGGCAGCATCTCGGTGCAAGGGCGCAACGTGCTGATCGACGGCGCCACGAATTTCGACGGCTCGCCCGCGGTGGCACGCCTGGATGCCAGCGGCGCGACCGGCGGCGGCAGCATCGACATTGCGGCCAGCAACGCCATCGCCATCGGACAGAACACCAGCCTCGAAGCCAACGCCGGTGCGGGCACGGGCAACGGCGGCAGCGTGAAGGTGGTAGCAACCGAGACGCTGCGCGCCTACGGCCAGCTGTCGGCGCGCGGCGGCACGGCCGGCGGCAACGGCGGACGCATCGAAACCTCGGCCGGGCGCTTCGACCTGCGCGGGGCGCGCGTCGATGCCTCCGCGTCCGCAGGCACAGCGGGCCAGTGGTTCATCGACCCCTTCGACCTCACCATCAGCCACGGCACGACCGGCGGCACGCTGCCCACCAACCCGTACGACGCGCTCGCCAACTCCACCATCGAGGACGGCGACATCAACACCGCGCTCAACGGCGGCACCAGCGTGCGGATCTCCACCGGAACCGGCACGGGCGGCAGCGGCGTCATCACGCTCGAACCCGATGTGGACATCAACTACACCGGCTCCAAGGGCCCGCTCACGCTCCAGCTGGACGCTGCCAGCGGCATCCAGACCCGCACCCCGGGCACCACCATCCGCGCGACCGGCGGCGACGACCTGAACGTGGTGATGAACGCCGGCGTCAATCCCGACGGCACGCCCTCGGGCAGCAGCGGCTTCATCGACTTCGCGGGCAACATCCTCACGCAGGGCGGCAGCGTGACGATGAACGCGGTGGGCACGGGCACGCCCGGCAGCGGCTTCATCCGGCTGAACGGCGGGCAGGTCATCACCGACGGCGGCAACGTGTCGCTGCTCAGCGGCCAACCCGGCGCGCCCACCGGCACCGTGATCCTCACGCAGGACGTGCAGGTCGACACGCGCGTCGGCCAGAGCAACGCGGGCGCGGGCGGCAACGTGCGCATCGAAGGCGGCGACGTGCTGCTGCAGGGCGCGCGCATCGCCAGCGCCACCGGCAACGTGGACATCCTCGGCACCTCGACCACCTGGGACAGCGGCGTGGTCATCACCGACGGCCAGCTCGGCCCGAGCACCATCAGCACCACCAGCGGCAACGTCACGGTGCAGGGCGTGGCGCGGCGCCAGGCCTCGTCGACCTTCGCGGCGGCGCACGGCGTGCTCATCAACGGCGGCAGCAGCATCACCACCGGCAGCGGCAACATCGCAGTGCGCGGCTACAACTTCAACAACGACCCCTCGGCGCCCGGCGCCACCGAAGACAGTGGCGTGCGGCTGGAAAACGGCGCGCAGCTCGTCACCACCGGCGGCGGCAACATCGAGGTCACGGGCCGTTCGCAGAACGGCGGGCGCGGCGTCGTGCTGCAGGCCGGCGGTGCGCCCACTGCGCCGGGCGCGCTGCCCGGCATCCGCAGCAGCGGTAACGTGCTGCTGCGCGCGAGCAACGACGGCAGCGGCGATTCGATCGTCATCGAAGCGCCGGTCGTCGCGGCCGGCACCATCGACCTGCGCCCGGGCGGGGTCGATGTGAACATGACCGCATCGGACGACACGGCCACGCCCATCGTGCTGGGCGGACCGACGGTCAACGGCTTCTCGGTGTCGGGCGCGGAGTTCGCGCAGCTGTCGGCGCCGACCATCGTCGCGGGCAGCACCACGCATGCAGGCGTCATCACGGTGGCGGGCGCGCTCTCGACTTCCGGCGCGCTCACCTTGCAGAACGAAGGCGGTGGCGGTGGCATCGCGCTCAACGCGCCGGTCTCGGCCGCAACACTGGGGCTGCTGTCGGCGGGCAACGTGAGCCAGTCGGGCGCGGGCACGATCACCGCGGGTGCGTTGCTCGCACGCTCGCGCAACGGCAGCGTCGATTTGCGCAACCCGGCCAACGACGTGGCCACGGTCGGCGGCGGCGCGGCGGGCGGCTTTGCCTACGTGGACGCGAACGCGGTCACGATCGGGCCGGTGTCGGTCACGGGCTTCGACGCGGCGGGCAACCTGCCGCAGGTGACGTCAGCCGATTCGATGGCCGCGAACACCGTGTTCGTGCGCACGCTGAGCGGCGACCTCACGCTCGGTGCGCCGGTCAGCAGCACCAGCGGCACCGACCTCGTGGCGGCGGCGCGCTTCCAGAATCCGGGCGGATTCGGCATCTCGGGCGCGCTGTGGCGCGTGTGGGCCGACACCTGGGTCGGCGAAACGCGCGGCGGTCTGGCCGGCTCGGGGCCGCTGCCCAACTTCTATCACTGCGCCTACCTGGGCCTGTGCACCGTGACCGTGACGCCGGGCGACAACCACTTCATCTACGCGCAGCAGCCGACGGCCACGGTGGTGATCGCCGACGCTTCGCGCACGGTGGGGGCGCCCAACCCGTTCTTCATCTACAGCCTCACGGGCCTGATCCTCGGCGATACGGGCGCGGGCTTCAGCGGTTCGATGTTCTCTGCGGCGCTGCCGGGCAGCCCGACGGGCCTGTACCCGATCAACGGCACCTTCACCTCGGCCGAGGGCTACGCGGTGCGCGTGGTGCCGGGCCAGCTGCGCGTGAGCGGCCTGCCGTTGCTGCCTTCGGTGGACGTGGTGCGCGAGCCGCTGACCTCGTACCTGTACGACCGGAACATCGGCCAGGCGCCGATCTGCCTGGCCACCGGCCCGCTCGACGGCGACCGCGCACAGCAGGGTGCCGACGTGCTGGCGCGCGAATGGTCGCGCGTGCGCTCGCGGCCCAACCTGCTGAGTTGCGTGAACACCGAGCGGCGCAACGGCTGTTCGGACTTTTGA